A genomic segment from Sulfuritalea hydrogenivorans sk43H encodes:
- a CDS encoding phasin family protein — MPGKVEQFSELHRKNMEAAMRMAQLSIENSQRIMALQSELAKEMFQSGVENAKAQSGARDPQAMMALRTQYAQETTRRMVAAAQQIAEISNAARAEFSRLVTEQLASGSQDMTESMQTFMKSLPGQTPNMMESFQQAIATANQAFEQISKASTAAMTSVGESVKKATGGAKRK, encoded by the coding sequence ATGCCAGGCAAGGTCGAACAATTCAGCGAACTGCACCGCAAGAACATGGAAGCCGCCATGCGCATGGCCCAGCTTTCGATAGAGAACTCCCAGCGCATCATGGCGCTGCAATCCGAACTGGCTAAGGAAATGTTCCAGAGCGGCGTGGAAAACGCCAAGGCGCAGAGCGGCGCGCGCGATCCGCAGGCAATGATGGCCTTGCGTACCCAGTACGCACAGGAAACCACCCGACGCATGGTGGCGGCCGCACAGCAGATCGCCGAGATCAGCAATGCCGCGCGGGCCGAGTTTTCCCGGCTGGTGACCGAACAACTGGCCTCCGGCAGCCAGGACATGACCGAATCCATGCAGACCTTCATGAAAAGCCTGCCCGGCCAGACGCCCAACATGATGGAATCCTTCCAGCAGGCCATCGCCACCGCCAATCAGGCTTTCGAGCAGATTTCAAAAGCGTCGACGGCGGCCATGACCAGTGTCGGCGAATCGGTCAAAAAGGCCACGGGCGGCGCCAAACGCAAGTAG
- a CDS encoding DUF1304 domain-containing protein produces the protein MKMLSIVLVLLVALEHAYFLYLEMFLWTRPKGLRIFGNTAERAEASKVLAANQGLYNGFLAAGLLWGLIYPDVAAGIHVQMFFLGCVIVAGVYGGLTVRKTIAWIQGGPALLALLTLLAR, from the coding sequence ATGAAAATGCTGAGCATCGTCCTGGTATTGCTGGTGGCGCTCGAACATGCGTACTTTCTTTACCTGGAAATGTTTCTCTGGACCCGGCCGAAGGGGCTCAGGATTTTCGGCAATACCGCGGAGCGGGCCGAGGCCTCGAAGGTGCTGGCGGCCAACCAGGGACTCTATAACGGCTTTCTCGCCGCCGGCTTGCTCTGGGGGCTGATCTACCCGGACGTTGCGGCCGGCATTCATGTCCAGATGTTCTTTCTCGGGTGCGTAATCGTTGCCGGCGTTTATGGCGGACTGACGGTCAGGAAAACCATTGCATGGATACAGGGCGGACCGGCGCTGCTCGCGCTGCTGACCCTGCTGGCAAGGTAG
- the moaD gene encoding molybdopterin converting factor subunit 1 → MIKVLFFAGLRETLGKGSESLALPAGVGTVGALRDHLAARGEAWSALATMKNLRSAVNQQMVGPEAAIKAGDEVAFFPPVTGG, encoded by the coding sequence ATGATCAAGGTGCTTTTCTTTGCCGGCTTGCGCGAGACCCTGGGTAAGGGGTCGGAATCGCTCGCCCTGCCTGCCGGCGTCGGCACGGTCGGCGCGCTGCGCGATCATCTTGCGGCGCGCGGAGAAGCGTGGTCGGCGCTGGCGACGATGAAGAACCTGCGCTCGGCGGTGAACCAGCAAATGGTCGGTCCCGAGGCAGCGATCAAGGCCGGCGACGAGGTAGCGTTCTTTCCACCGGTCACGGGTGGCTGA
- a CDS encoding CZB domain-containing protein: protein MNFDDAIAAHITWKVRLSQFIEGTRSDSISSADVEQDNRCDLGKWIHGEGAAFKAAPHYQDLMDKHAHFHKCAAEVVRKVESGDRDGARLALRDLSAQSRETVAAIMELRKDVAKR from the coding sequence ATGAATTTTGACGATGCAATCGCGGCCCACATCACGTGGAAGGTCCGGCTCAGCCAGTTCATCGAGGGTACCCGTAGCGACAGCATCAGCAGTGCCGACGTCGAGCAGGACAATCGTTGCGACCTGGGAAAATGGATCCACGGGGAAGGCGCGGCGTTCAAGGCAGCGCCCCACTATCAGGACCTGATGGACAAGCACGCCCACTTTCACAAGTGCGCCGCGGAAGTCGTCAGGAAGGTTGAAAGCGGCGACAGGGATGGCGCCAGGCTGGCCCTGCGCGACTTGTCCGCCCAGTCGCGGGAAACCGTGGCGGCAATAATGGAACTCAGGAAGGACGTCGCGAAACGCTGA
- a CDS encoding molybdenum cofactor biosynthesis protein MoaE, which produces MSVSVQEADFDAGAEIAALSAGRDDVGAVASFVGLVRADKAATVMPPAQPGAVSPADGAGETAAVQAMTLEHYSGMTEKALDAIVTEARGRWNIYGVRVIHRVGRLLPGDRIVFVAVASAHRGEAFAACEFIMDYLKTRAPFWKKEETPEGGHWVDARESDDHAAGRWNR; this is translated from the coding sequence ATGTCGGTCAGCGTGCAGGAAGCCGACTTTGATGCGGGCGCGGAGATCGCAGCGCTCTCTGCCGGGCGCGACGATGTCGGGGCGGTAGCCAGTTTCGTCGGGTTGGTGCGAGCCGACAAGGCTGCAACAGTTATGCCTCCGGCGCAGCCGGGGGCGGTATCCCCTGCGGACGGCGCTGGCGAGACGGCGGCGGTGCAGGCGATGACCCTCGAACACTATTCCGGCATGACCGAAAAGGCGCTCGACGCCATCGTCACCGAGGCGCGCGGGCGCTGGAATATTTATGGCGTGCGGGTGATCCACCGCGTCGGCCGGTTGCTGCCGGGCGATCGCATCGTTTTCGTCGCGGTGGCCTCGGCCCATCGTGGCGAGGCCTTTGCCGCCTGCGAATTCATCATGGATTACCTGAAGACGCGGGCGCCGTTCTGGAAGAAGGAAGAAACTCCGGAAGGCGGACACTGGGTGGATGCCCGCGAAAGCGACGATCACGCCGCAGGGCGCTGGAATCGCTGA